Proteins from a genomic interval of Sparus aurata chromosome 21, fSpaAur1.1, whole genome shotgun sequence:
- the LOC115572016 gene encoding cysteine-rich secretory protein LCCL domain-containing 1-like yields the protein MERSLPLPGWVRAASLFLCLTQTVLAMVLTNSTKLESILDKYSDKDEEWWRARSRGKRAISEGDMHLILDLHNKLRGQVHPPASNMEYMVWDYELERSAEHWAYSCRWEHGPSHMLTQIGQNLGAHWGRDRPPTYHVQAWYDEVRYYSYPYSQECNPHCPFRCSGPVCTHYTQLVWATSNRIGCAINVCYNMNVWGMIWAKAVYLVCNYSPPGNWWGHAPYKYGAPCSACPASYGGGCRDNLCYKDGGVDRRPAPELEETNYIEPEPEPVRDREPQPRAQTPNPSPNDNLERNQVVSTEQMCQQVDCETKLRDRCKGTTCNRYECPPGCLDSPGKVVGTGYYDMQSSVCGAALHSGVIDNDGGWLDVTRLGRKQQFTKSYKNGIQSLGKNRSANSYKVESVPVKAVRCDTTVALFCPFKKPVRHCPRLYCPRNCLHDSQTRVIGTKYYADKSSICRAAIHAGVIQNESGGYLDVMPVDKRNQYSGSYQNGITSESLLNPTSGKAFRVFAVI from the exons ATGGAGAGGTCCCTTCCTTTACCGGGCTGGGTTAGAGCAGCAAGCTTGTTCCTGTGTTTGACCCAGACGGTCCTGGCCATGGTCCTCACCAACTCCACAAAACTCGAGTCCATCCTGGACAAGTACTCGGACAAGGATGAGGAGTGGTGGAGGGCCAGGTCTAGAGGGAAGAGGGCCATCAGCGAGGGAGACATGCACCTCATCCTGGACTTGCACAACAAGCTGCGGGGTCAGGTCCACCCTCCTGCCTCCAACATGGAGTACATG GTATGGGATTACGAGTTAGAGAGGAGCGCGGAGCACTGGGCATATTCCTGCCGATGGGAACATGGACCGAGCCACATGTTGACGCAGATAGGCCAAAACCTTGGAGCGCACTGGGGCAG GGACCGCCCCCCTACCTACCATGTCCAGGCCTGGTATGATGAGGTGAGGTACTACAGCTATCCATACTCCCAGGAGTGTAACCCTCACTGCCCATTCAGATGTTCAGGACCTGTTTGTACTCACTACACTCAG TTGGTTTGGGCGACCAGCAATCGTATCGGCTGTGCCATCAACGTGTGTTACAACATGAACGTGTGGGGAATGATCTGGGCTAAAGCTGTCTATCTGGTCTGCAACTACTCTCCACC gggTAACTGGTGGGGTCATGCTCCATACAAATATGGAGCTCCCTGTTCTGCCTGTCCAGCTAGCTACGGTGGAGGCTGCAGGGACAATCTCTGCTACAAAG ATGGGGGTGTTGACAGGCGTCCTGCTCCTGAGCTTGAGGAGACTAACTACATCGAACCCGAACCCGAACCAGTAAGGGACAGGGAGCCCCAACCCAGGGCCCAGACACCAAATCCCTCGCCCAATGACAACCTGGAGAGGAACCAGGTTGTCAGCACAGAGCAGATGT gcCAACAGGTCGACTGTGAGACTAAGCTGAGAGACCGGTGCAAGGGAACGACCTGTAACAG ATATGAATGTCCACCTGGCTGCCTTGACAGCCCTGGAAAAGTAGTTGGGACTGGATATTATGACATG CAATCCAGTGTGTGTGGAGCCGCGTTACACTCTGGTGTCATCGACAATGATGGAGGATGGCTGGATGTGACCAGACTGGGCAGAAAACAACAATTCACTAAGTCATACAAGAATGGTATTCAGTCACTTGG gAAAAACAGGAGTGCAAATTCTTACAAAGTAGAGTCAGTGCCTG ttAAAGCAGTCAGATGTGATACCACCGTTGCACTTTTCTGCCCTTTCAAGAAACCTGTTCGACACTGTCCCAG GTTGTACTGTCCCAGGAACTGTCTACATGACAGTCAAACCCGAGTCATTGGGACAAAATACTACGCTGAT aaaTCCAGTATCTGCCGAGCAGCTATTCATGCTGGAGTGATCCAGAATGAGTCAGGAGGCTACCTCGATGTGATGCCTGTGGACAAAAGGAACCAGTACAGTGGCAGCTACCAGAATGGCATCACCTCAGAGAG TCTGCTGAACCCAACAAGTGGAAAAGCCTTCAGAGTGTTTGCAGTCATCTGA
- the LOC115572039 gene encoding uncharacterized protein LOC115572039 — translation MGNMQCPAEDAALLASVARDVCPFPNYYPSPHFVNMLSVNSSLHLKNHYTAVQSSLTPKQLEDFTQGLRTTFGREGKVTLGGVGVVALSLAVLFDTLARQVRGEWVSESEPIPHCKQPDQDERGDREVPQAVHD, via the exons ATGGGGAATATGCAGTGTCCTGCTGAAGATGCAGCCCTCCTGGCTTCTGTTGCTCGAGACGTCTGCCCTTTCCCAAACTACTACCCCAGTCCTCATTTTGTCAACATGCTGTCCGTCAACTCTTCTCTTCACCTGAAGAACCACTACACAGCTGTGCAGTCCTCCCTTACTCCTAAGCAGCTGGAAGACTTCACTCAGGGCCTGAGGACCACTTTTGGCAGGGAGGGCAAGGTCACTCTTGGTGGGGTCGGGGTTGTGGCTCTGTCCCTGGCTGTGCTGTTTGACACCCTTGCCAGACAGGTCAGGGGAGAGTGGGTGTCAGAGTCAGAGCCCATTCCACATTGCAAACAACCCGACCAGGATGAAAGAGGAGATAGAGAG GTACCACAAGCAGTTCATGATTGA
- the LOC115572037 gene encoding uncharacterized protein LOC115572037 isoform X1, whose product MGNIFCPDMDVAVLASVARDVCPFPNYYPSPLFINMLSVNSSLHLKNHYTAVQSSLTPKQLEDFTQGLRTTFGREGKVTLGGVGVVALSLAVLFDTLARQVRGEWVSESEPIPGLFVKDLRGYYPPQVYTASKYLRLVPHIANNPTRMKEEIERYQKQLIIDQQSLGELGEHHTLPLQEDITLMNFKLSRIFAASLEIHLLRINNGSADEFVVRETKNDVQDVIYNFNCVPEAAHNDILNVVQKSDNRTQDIFKKFLASVEPETWMQYIVTLEMLSVLLHFTPSTLGDLSSEIAQREDFDLKANALRKWAE is encoded by the exons ATGGGAAACATTTTCTGCCCTGATATGGATGTAGCCGTGCTGGCTTCTGTTGCTCGAGACGTCTGCCCTTTCCCAAACTACTACCCCAGTCCTCTTTTCATCAACATGCTGTCCGTCAACTCTTCTCTTCACCTGAAGAACCACTACACGGCTGTGCAGTCCTCCCTGACTCCTAAGCAGCTGGAAGACTTCACTCAGGGCCTGAGGACCACTTTTGGCAGGGAGGGCAAGGTCACTCTTGGTGGGGTCGGGGTAGTGGCTCTGTCCCTGGCTGTGCTGTTTGACACCCTAGCCCGACAGGTCAGGGGAGAGTGGGTGTCAGAGTCAGAGCCCATTCCAGGTTTATTTGTCAAGGATCTGAGAGGGTACTACCCACCGCAGGTCTACACAGCCAGCAAGTACCTGAGGCTGGTACCCCACATTGCAAACAACCCGACCAGGATGAAAGAGGAGATAGAGAG GTACCAGAAGCAGCTCATAATTGATCAGCAATCTTTGGGCGAATTGGGAGAACACCACACATTGCCGTTACAGGAAGACATCACATTGATGAATTTTAAGCTGAGTCGCATATTTGCCGCCAGTTTGGAGATCCACCTGCTCCGCATAAACAACGGTTCCGCTGATGAGTTTGTTGTGCGTGAAACAAAAAATGATGTGCAAGATGTGATATACAATTTTAACTGTGTCCCAGAAGCAGCTCACAATGACATTTTGAATGTAGTGCAAAAGTCTGACAACCGCACCcaagacattttcaaaaagtTTCTTGCCTCAGTGGAACCAGAGACATGGATGCAATATATTGTCACGCTAGAAATGCTCAGTGTCTTACTCCACTTCACCCCAAGTACACTTGGTGATCTTAGTTCAGAGATTGCTCAAAGAGAAGATTTTGACCTGAAGGCCAATGCACTTAGAAAATGGGCAGAGTAG
- the LOC115572037 gene encoding uncharacterized protein LOC115572037 isoform X2: MGNIFCPDMDVAVLASVARDVCPFPNYYPSPLFINMLSVNSSLHLKNHYTAVQSSLTPKQLEDFTQGLRTTFGREGKVTLGGVGVVALSLAVLFDTLARQVRGEWVSESEPIPGLFVKDLRGYYPPQVYTASKYLRLVPHIANNPTRMKEEIERYQKQLIIDQQSLGELGEHHTLPLQEDITLMNFKLSRIFAASLEIHLLRINNGSADEFVVRETKNDVQDVIYNFNCVPEAAHNDILNVVQKSDNRTQDIFKKFLASVEPETWMQYIVTLEMLSVLLHFTPSTLGDLSSEIAQREDFDLKASALRTWAE; the protein is encoded by the exons ATGGGAAACATTTTCTGCCCTGATATGGATGTAGCCGTGCTGGCTTCTGTTGCTCGAGACGTCTGCCCTTTCCCAAACTACTACCCCAGTCCTCTTTTCATCAACATGCTGTCCGTCAACTCTTCTCTTCACCTGAAGAACCACTACACGGCTGTGCAGTCCTCCCTGACTCCTAAGCAGCTGGAAGACTTCACTCAGGGCCTGAGGACCACTTTTGGCAGGGAGGGCAAGGTCACTCTTGGTGGGGTCGGGGTAGTGGCTCTGTCCCTGGCTGTGCTGTTTGACACCCTAGCCCGACAGGTCAGGGGAGAGTGGGTGTCAGAGTCAGAGCCCATTCCAGGTTTATTTGTCAAGGATCTGAGAGGGTACTACCCACCGCAGGTCTACACAGCCAGCAAGTACCTGAGGCTGGTACCCCACATTGCAAACAACCCGACCAGGATGAAAGAGGAGATAGAGAG GTACCAGAAGCAGCTCATAATTGATCAGCAATCTTTGGGCGAATTGGGAGAACACCACACATTGCCGTTACAGGAAGACATCACATTGATGAATTTTAAGCTGAGTCGCATATTTGCCGCCAGTTTGGAGATCCACCTGCTCCGCATAAACAACGGTTCCGCTGATGAGTTTGTTGTGCGTGAAACAAAAAATGATGTGCAAGATGTGATATACAATTTTAACTGTGTCCCAGAAGCAGCTCACAATGACATTTTGAATGTAGTGCAAAAGTCTGACAACCGCACCcaagacattttcaaaaagtTTCTTGCCTCAGTGGAACCAGAGACATGGATGCAATATATTGTCACGCTAGAAATGCTCAGTGTCTTACTCCACTTCACCCCAAGTACACTTGGTGATCTTAGTTCAGAGATTGCTCAAAGAGAAG ATTTTGACCTGAAGGCCAGTGCACTCAGAACATGGGCAGAGTAG